A stretch of the Campylobacter concisus genome encodes the following:
- the tgt gene encoding tRNA guanosine(34) transglycosylase Tgt, with product MKFEVIKKDGNARRGILTTAHSVIQTPVFMPVGTVGAVKSLDAFDMSEILDAKIILANTYHMYLRPGSKVVREFGGLHGFSKFDRSFLTDSGGFQAFSLRSNTKNDDGGIKFKSHIDGSTHYFTPRSVLDTQYDLGSDIMMILDDLVALPAEPKRIDLSIKRTIKWAKEAIDYHKFMQSKGVGLQQNIFGIVQGGTDYEARKFCAQALNEMPFDGLAIGGLSVGESNEAMYDTVEAVMPFMDELRPRYLMGVGTPEDLVENVERGVDMFDCVMPTRNARNGTLFTSFGKINIKSAKFINDHAPIDPQCQCYTCKRYSRGYLNHLFKARELTFFRLASLHNLHYYLNLMKEMREAIEASEFTKFKKNFYAKRVKNEL from the coding sequence ATGAAATTTGAAGTTATAAAAAAAGATGGAAATGCAAGGCGTGGTATCCTAACAACCGCCCATAGCGTTATACAAACGCCAGTTTTCATGCCAGTTGGTACGGTTGGCGCGGTAAAGAGCCTTGATGCCTTTGATATGAGTGAAATTTTAGACGCAAAGATAATCTTAGCAAACACCTACCACATGTATCTACGCCCTGGTAGCAAGGTCGTGCGCGAGTTTGGTGGACTTCATGGATTTTCTAAATTTGATCGCTCATTTTTAACAGATAGCGGTGGTTTTCAAGCATTCTCGCTTAGATCAAACACCAAAAATGATGATGGTGGGATAAAATTTAAAAGCCATATCGACGGCAGCACGCACTATTTTACGCCAAGATCCGTCCTTGATACGCAGTACGATCTAGGTAGCGACATTATGATGATACTTGATGATCTGGTCGCCTTGCCTGCTGAGCCAAAAAGAATCGATCTAAGCATAAAACGAACGATAAAATGGGCAAAAGAGGCGATTGATTATCACAAATTTATGCAAAGCAAGGGCGTTGGCTTGCAGCAAAATATCTTTGGCATCGTCCAAGGCGGCACCGACTATGAGGCACGTAAATTTTGCGCGCAGGCGCTAAACGAGATGCCATTTGACGGCCTTGCGATAGGTGGGCTAAGCGTTGGCGAGAGCAATGAGGCGATGTATGACACGGTTGAGGCAGTTATGCCATTTATGGATGAGCTTAGACCTCGCTATCTAATGGGCGTTGGCACACCAGAAGATCTTGTAGAAAACGTGGAGAGAGGCGTTGATATGTTTGACTGCGTCATGCCAACTAGAAACGCAAGAAACGGCACGCTATTTACTAGCTTTGGCAAGATAAATATAAAATCAGCCAAATTTATAAACGACCACGCGCCAATCGACCCACAGTGTCAGTGCTATACCTGCAAACGCTACTCCAGAGGCTACCTAAACCACCTTTTTAAGGCTAGGGAGCTAACGTTTTTTAGACTAGCAAGCCTTCACAACCTGCACTACTATCTAAATTTGATGAAAGAGATGAGAGAGGCGATCGAGGCTAGCGAATTTACCAAATTTAAGAAAAATTTTTATGCTAAAAGGGTAAAAAATGAGCTATAA
- a CDS encoding MlaE family ABC transporter permease, which produces MQKRNDIVFTEANDTATIKFAGEFSYKDAKNLQSIFKKIQKLNGNVKFDFSELKSIDYAVLILLKNTLNGKKFEIITNDEKIKAMSDLLNDKKIDFNYMPPHNSLNFFSRLGEKICEGFVNLAEFGTFLGEFLIKSVKNLFNPASLRFREFSNYIKDGGVNAVFIVSLTAFLIGVVLAYLGSAMLASFGASIFIVEIMGMLTLREVAPLIAAIVIAGRSASSFTAQIGAMKLTEEIDAMKTMGFEPFNFLVLPRIIAMVLCVPVIIFIADAISILGQMIICQTILDISFSDYLNRFREMVELRHFAVGMIKAPFFGAVIAIIGCMRGFGVSQNAQSLGAMTTVSVVNAIFWVIALDAFFAIIFMWLKI; this is translated from the coding sequence TTGCAAAAAAGAAATGATATCGTTTTTACCGAAGCAAACGACACTGCGACCATAAAATTTGCAGGTGAGTTTAGCTACAAAGACGCAAAAAATTTACAAAGCATTTTTAAAAAAATCCAAAAGCTTAACGGCAATGTTAAATTTGACTTTAGCGAGCTAAAGAGCATTGATTATGCTGTTTTGATCCTTTTAAAAAACACGCTAAATGGCAAGAAATTTGAGATCATCACAAATGACGAGAAGATAAAGGCGATGAGCGATCTCTTAAATGATAAAAAGATCGATTTTAATTATATGCCGCCGCACAATAGTCTAAATTTCTTCTCACGACTCGGTGAAAAAATTTGTGAAGGTTTTGTAAATTTAGCTGAGTTTGGCACGTTCTTGGGCGAATTTTTAATAAAAAGCGTAAAAAATTTATTTAATCCAGCCAGTCTTAGATTTAGGGAATTTAGCAACTACATAAAAGATGGCGGCGTAAATGCCGTTTTTATCGTTTCACTCACTGCTTTTTTGATAGGCGTTGTGCTTGCGTATCTTGGCAGTGCGATGCTTGCAAGCTTTGGAGCAAGTATATTTATAGTAGAGATCATGGGCATGCTAACGCTTAGAGAGGTAGCCCCGCTCATCGCTGCTATTGTCATCGCAGGTAGGTCGGCTTCTAGCTTTACTGCTCAAATTGGCGCTATGAAGCTAACCGAAGAGATAGACGCGATGAAGACGATGGGCTTTGAGCCATTTAACTTCTTGGTGCTACCGCGCATCATCGCGATGGTGCTTTGTGTGCCTGTCATTATCTTTATAGCTGATGCTATAAGTATCTTAGGACAGATGATCATTTGCCAAACGATACTTGATATCAGTTTTAGCGACTATCTAAATAGATTTCGCGAGATGGTTGAGCTTAGGCACTTTGCTGTTGGTATGATAAAGGCTCCATTTTTTGGCGCGGTGATAGCAATAATTGGCTGCATGAGGGGATTTGGTGTGAGTCAAAATGCCCAAAGCCTTGGAGCAATGACAACAGTTAGCGTCGTAAATGCGATATTTTGGGTTATCGCGCTTGATGCGTTTTTCGCGATAATTTTTATGTGGCTAAAGATATGA
- a CDS encoding ABC transporter ATP-binding protein → MNEIIVGKNITTSYGDKIMHDNVSWSVKEAEIYGFLGGSGAGKTTLMKTMIYLKKPSEGDIFFDGVNMWKSSQEKQQEIKLKSGTMFQFGALYSSMTILDNVGVLLHEYSKFNKRQIDEIAMFWIQKVGLKKEVSMLYPSELSGGMKKRAALARALVLSPRVLFLDEPNSGLDPVSSRQMDALIKELRDSIGVTVVMVTHDADSIFDILDRFLIIDNKKIAFEGDIKELEYLKNNPLDELFKMRKK, encoded by the coding sequence ATGAACGAGATAATAGTTGGAAAAAACATAACGACAAGTTATGGCGATAAGATAATGCACGATAATGTGAGCTGGAGCGTCAAAGAGGCTGAAATTTACGGCTTTTTAGGCGGCAGTGGCGCTGGTAAAACGACGCTTATGAAGACGATGATATATCTAAAAAAGCCAAGCGAGGGCGATATATTTTTTGATGGCGTCAATATGTGGAAAAGTAGTCAAGAGAAGCAGCAAGAGATAAAGCTAAAAAGTGGGACGATGTTTCAGTTTGGCGCACTTTATAGCTCAATGACGATCCTTGACAATGTGGGCGTTTTGCTTCATGAGTACTCTAAATTTAACAAACGTCAGATCGATGAGATAGCGATGTTTTGGATACAAAAAGTGGGGCTTAAAAAAGAGGTATCTATGCTTTATCCAAGTGAGCTAAGTGGCGGTATGAAAAAGCGTGCTGCGCTAGCAAGAGCCTTGGTGCTAAGCCCTAGAGTGCTATTTTTAGATGAGCCAAATAGCGGCCTTGATCCTGTTAGCTCACGCCAGATGGACGCGCTCATAAAAGAGCTTCGTGATAGCATCGGCGTGACCGTTGTCATGGTGACTCATGATGCGGATAGTATTTTTGATATTTTGGATAGATTTTTGATAATAGATAACAAAAAAATAGCCTTTGAGGGAGATATAAAAGAGCTTGAATATCTTAAAAACAACCCACTTGATGAGCTATTTAAAATGAGGAAAAAGTAG
- a CDS encoding MlaD family protein, with protein sequence MENRNSYTIVGMFFMACLTAFAIFIWWMTSKNNTKVDFKEYYIHTTELPSGLKVDSTVKFIGVPAGSVSDINFVDDKNALINITMKIREDLPIKADSVASIEVQAISGVASINISRGSKDFASGQKPILQLEESLFSKLGNNAENITLKINQTLDKVDNFFSPENIAHVESVLKNIDKFTQVLTDEDGLSEVDSIVKNVKNFTDTLNKTDTKELVKNLNRLISNANQVFVSANSAITGYNSLQELITKKAKDGEYDLRNTVGPLLREASDFLNGFDKTLREFRGALQRLEDNPYEFFFTNPVPNDKGDKK encoded by the coding sequence ATGGAAAATAGAAATTCTTATACTATTGTTGGCATGTTTTTTATGGCTTGCCTTACAGCATTTGCCATATTTATCTGGTGGATGACTAGTAAAAATAATACAAAGGTTGATTTTAAAGAGTACTACATCCATACAACCGAGCTACCAAGTGGATTAAAGGTCGATTCTACAGTTAAATTTATCGGTGTGCCAGCAGGAAGTGTTAGCGATATAAATTTTGTTGATGATAAAAATGCTCTTATAAACATCACAATGAAAATTAGAGAAGACCTGCCTATCAAGGCTGATAGCGTGGCAAGTATAGAAGTTCAGGCCATCAGCGGTGTGGCTAGTATAAATATAAGCCGTGGCTCAAAAGACTTTGCATCAGGCCAAAAGCCTATCTTACAGCTTGAAGAGAGCCTCTTTTCAAAGCTTGGAAACAACGCTGAAAACATTACTTTAAAGATAAATCAAACACTTGATAAAGTCGATAACTTTTTCTCACCTGAAAATATCGCTCACGTAGAGTCAGTCCTTAAAAATATCGATAAATTTACACAAGTTTTAACAGACGAAGATGGGCTAAGTGAGGTTGATAGTATCGTTAAAAATGTAAAAAATTTTACAGATACTTTAAACAAAACCGATACAAAAGAATTGGTTAAAAATTTAAATAGACTAATTTCAAATGCGAACCAAGTTTTTGTATCGGCAAATTCGGCTATCACCGGATATAATTCGCTGCAAGAGCTCATCACAAAAAAGGCTAAAGATGGCGAATACGACCTTAGAAATACAGTTGGTCCATTATTAAGAGAAGCGAGTGATTTTTTAAATGGATTTGACAAGACACTTCGCGAATTTAGAGGCGCGCTTCAAAGGCTTGAAGATAATCCTTACGAGTTTTTCTTTACAAATCCAGTGCCAAACGACAAAGGAGATAAAAAATGA
- a CDS encoding ABC-type transport auxiliary lipoprotein family protein, whose product MRNLIFLTATLLFLGCSLKTDVPVATMYEIHYSNKACSAENKQKELKNVFIENVSALDMVDTRKILIVAENNKIRYLSDAKFVSEPSEMVYKSLVKGLYSNCAAKPIFSPNAKDLRLKVSIISLQIRGDKAEVSLAYELFNANTSLKSGMITKEIFCPDPSSSTIFDTINKATNLAIDTLISEIIS is encoded by the coding sequence ATGAGAAATTTAATCTTTCTAACGGCTACGCTTTTATTTCTTGGCTGCTCGCTAAAGACGGATGTGCCAGTTGCAACGATGTATGAAATTCACTATTCAAATAAGGCTTGCTCAGCTGAAAACAAGCAAAAAGAGCTAAAAAATGTCTTCATCGAAAATGTAAGTGCTCTTGATATGGTCGATACTAGAAAAATTTTGATCGTAGCTGAAAATAATAAAATCAGATATCTAAGCGATGCTAAATTTGTCTCTGAGCCAAGCGAAATGGTTTATAAATCGCTTGTAAAAGGGCTTTATTCAAACTGTGCTGCAAAGCCGATATTTTCACCAAATGCAAAAGATCTTAGGCTAAAAGTTAGCATCATCTCACTTCAGATAAGAGGCGACAAGGCCGAAGTCTCGCTAGCTTACGAGCTATTTAATGCAAACACTTCGCTAAAATCTGGCATGATCACAAAAGAAATTTTCTGTCCAGATCCAAGCTCAAGTACTATTTTTGATACGATAAATAAGGCTACAAATTTAGCAATCGATACGCTAATCTCTGAAATAATCTCTTAA
- a CDS encoding COG3400 family protein yields the protein MKKILIIADGTFARNFLNRLLETKSNLHHYIVISSEDYSQKSNYENFTFYQFDPTSLSKLKSVSDGYFSQFCIVCDDKNEAVAVYENLRQISTKTETVFMSSWELDEKCKEIFASDKHLSVVDIRDIAASRLMDYLPDLPVLADNIGLSEGEIMEVKVPIGSSYMYRHISSVAQKKWRIALIYRGSEIILPKPNVMIQPSDILLIVGDPNVLQNVYRSIKRESGQFPSPFGSNIYVLIDMISMDKERVSKLIKDSLYLHSKLNNKRLFFRVINPTLGENLDTLKAIKEKNIIVLMDYFNSDNKSIKYDVLKHDIGLILSDDKYFFKFKKLFYELKLPVLKTGKILLSNIKEGVILGDQSQEVENQSAVITDCCAQLDLEMKFYYFDNKHSDDEALREHFESISALFSKRIKIENHNLKNPLVKLKNTKDLLHFVMFTKSVANGGAFAFLSTNLNRLYKKLSQNAQLFVPVSE from the coding sequence ATGAAGAAAATTTTAATAATTGCAGATGGAACTTTCGCAAGAAATTTTTTAAACAGACTGCTTGAAACAAAATCAAATTTGCATCACTATATCGTTATTTCAAGTGAGGATTACAGTCAAAAATCAAATTATGAAAATTTTACATTTTACCAGTTTGACCCAACTAGTCTTTCAAAGCTAAAAAGCGTAAGCGATGGCTATTTTAGTCAGTTTTGTATAGTTTGCGATGATAAAAATGAGGCAGTTGCTGTTTATGAAAATTTAAGACAGATCAGCACAAAGACCGAGACTGTTTTTATGAGCTCATGGGAGCTTGATGAAAAATGCAAAGAAATATTTGCAAGCGATAAACACTTAAGCGTGGTTGATATCAGAGATATTGCAGCATCAAGGCTTATGGACTATTTACCAGATCTACCAGTTTTGGCTGATAATATCGGGCTTAGTGAGGGCGAGATCATGGAAGTTAAGGTGCCAATAGGTAGCTCTTATATGTATCGTCACATTAGCTCAGTGGCTCAAAAGAAATGGCGAATAGCTCTCATATATCGAGGCAGCGAGATCATCTTGCCAAAGCCAAATGTAATGATACAGCCAAGCGATATACTGCTAATAGTTGGTGATCCAAATGTGCTTCAAAATGTTTACCGCTCGATCAAGCGTGAAAGTGGACAGTTTCCAAGTCCATTTGGTAGCAATATCTATGTGCTGATCGACATGATCTCAATGGACAAAGAACGTGTTAGTAAGCTCATAAAGGATAGCTTGTATTTGCATTCAAAGCTAAATAATAAACGCCTTTTTTTTAGAGTGATAAATCCAACTTTAGGTGAAAATTTAGATACTTTAAAAGCAATAAAAGAGAAAAATATCATCGTTTTGATGGATTATTTTAATAGTGATAACAAATCTATAAAATATGACGTTTTAAAGCACGATATCGGTCTAATCTTAAGCGATGATAAATACTTTTTTAAATTTAAGAAGCTATTTTATGAGCTAAAACTTCCAGTGCTAAAAACGGGTAAAATTTTGCTCTCAAATATAAAAGAGGGTGTTATACTAGGCGATCAAAGTCAAGAGGTGGAGAATCAATCAGCTGTGATAACAGACTGCTGTGCACAGCTTGATTTGGAGATGAAATTTTACTATTTTGACAATAAACACAGCGATGATGAAGCGTTAAGAGAGCATTTTGAGAGTATTAGCGCGCTATTTTCTAAGCGCATAAAGATAGAAAATCACAATCTTAAAAATCCGCTTGTAAAACTAAAAAATACAAAAGATCTGCTTCATTTTGTGATGTTTACTAAAAGCGTGGCAAATGGTGGGGCATTTGCCTTTTTATCGACAAATTTAAATAGGCTTTATAAAAAACTAAGCCAAAATGCACAGCTTTTTGTGCCAGTAAGTGAGTAA
- the aroB gene encoding 3-dehydroquinate synthase, whose product MQINLNLKEKASSYKIYINELERLELKGKVGIVTNAKVAGLHLEKLLSVLKCDEKFIISVPDGEEYKNFETVEQILEQLFVSKFDRSSTLIAFGGGVISDMTGFAASIYERGINFINIPTTLLAQVDASVGGKTGVNNKFGKNLIGSFYQPKAVFCEINFLKTLPKREFAAGVAEALKMAITFDKEMFDWLKSVNLDDENLAKLVEKSVILKAKVVEQDEKEKGLRAILNYGHTFAHVIENETNYKEFLHGEAVAIGMNMANRLSVKLGLMSEAQAEDIKQVLLKFGLPVNYKIENEYAFYEAFFMDKKTKDDKINFIIADKIGSAIIKNDVKKEDVLKILREFK is encoded by the coding sequence ATGCAGATAAATTTAAATCTTAAAGAAAAAGCATCAAGCTATAAAATTTATATAAATGAGCTTGAAAGACTAGAGCTAAAAGGCAAGGTTGGCATCGTTACAAACGCTAAAGTAGCGGGGCTTCATCTTGAAAAGCTACTTAGCGTTTTGAAGTGTGATGAGAAATTTATCATAAGTGTGCCTGACGGCGAAGAGTATAAAAACTTTGAAACGGTAGAGCAAATTTTGGAGCAGCTTTTTGTGAGCAAATTTGATCGCTCATCTACGTTAATCGCCTTTGGTGGTGGCGTCATAAGCGATATGACTGGCTTTGCGGCAAGCATCTATGAAAGGGGGATAAATTTCATAAATATCCCAACTACGCTTCTAGCACAAGTTGATGCTAGTGTGGGCGGAAAAACTGGAGTGAATAATAAATTTGGTAAAAATTTAATAGGCTCTTTTTATCAGCCAAAGGCAGTTTTTTGCGAGATAAATTTCTTAAAGACATTGCCAAAGAGAGAATTTGCAGCTGGCGTGGCTGAGGCTTTAAAAATGGCGATAACTTTTGATAAAGAGATGTTTGATTGGTTAAAGAGTGTAAATTTAGATGATGAAAATTTAGCCAAGCTAGTCGAAAAGTCGGTAATTTTAAAAGCAAAAGTGGTTGAACAAGATGAGAAAGAAAAAGGGCTAAGAGCTATCCTAAACTACGGCCATACCTTTGCTCATGTTATAGAAAATGAGACAAATTATAAAGAATTTTTACACGGCGAAGCGGTGGCGATAGGTATGAATATGGCAAATCGCTTAAGTGTAAAACTAGGGCTCATGAGTGAGGCGCAGGCAGAGGATATCAAACAGGTTTTGTTAAAATTTGGCCTTCCAGTAAACTACAAAATAGAAAATGAATATGCATTTTACGAGGCATTTTTTATGGATAAAAAGACAAAAGATGATAAGATAAATTTCATCATTGCAGATAAAATCGGCAGTGCGATCATCAAAAATGACGTCAAAAAAGAAGACGTTTTAAAAATTTTAAGAGAATTTAAATGA
- a CDS encoding mechanosensitive ion channel domain-containing protein — MKKILALILFCFALYAEENVTLEQNSSQNLQNNELIKDISNLDNSLKNNIWITRYANYNTYQRLIDELEKNENELKKLDKSSRRGSDIIKRIQTLKEQINLLKEYEKTPFSNMLAAPEMDTPPRITSPVALISGFSYIKKIKSDKIEYQRHIKELDTLLEKLETKENLLNRLNLIEENEQNRESLNLVKQEIGDFKAAKQIADTTYNVYEKRADEAINLTTSDIKAQFLSMGYTAIIILLTIGLTFIAKFIVKRTITDNERFYTVNKFLNVLNITVIIIILLFSYIENVTYLVTVLGFASAGIAIAMKDMFMSMLGWMVIMFGGSIHVGDRIRVLHDGSEFVGDVIDISLLRLTVFEDVSYSTYKTNRRAGRIIFVPNNYIFTDLIANYAHYGMKTVWDGIDIVISFDSNHKKAVYLARNVVKKYSKGYTDIAKRQMNKLRSQYSIKNPNVEPRIYTFFEPYGINVSCWYMANSYATLALRSTISAEIIEAFLAQDDIKIAYPTQTMFIGKKENPSDHTAHGEQESENI; from the coding sequence ATGAAAAAGATCCTAGCTTTAATACTTTTTTGCTTTGCCCTTTATGCTGAGGAGAACGTTACGCTCGAGCAAAATAGCTCGCAAAATTTACAAAATAACGAGCTTATAAAAGATATTTCAAATCTAGATAATTCCTTAAAAAACAATATCTGGATCACAAGGTATGCTAACTATAACACTTATCAAAGGCTTATTGATGAGCTTGAAAAAAACGAGAATGAACTAAAGAAACTGGACAAAAGCTCAAGAAGAGGCAGCGATATCATAAAGAGAATCCAAACTCTAAAAGAGCAGATAAATTTACTAAAAGAGTATGAAAAAACGCCATTTTCAAATATGCTAGCAGCTCCTGAAATGGATACTCCACCAAGGATAACAAGTCCCGTTGCACTTATATCTGGCTTTTCGTATATCAAAAAGATAAAGAGTGATAAGATCGAGTATCAAAGGCATATAAAAGAGCTTGATACGCTTTTGGAAAAGCTTGAAACAAAAGAAAATTTACTAAATAGACTAAATTTGATCGAAGAAAATGAGCAAAATAGGGAAAGCCTAAACTTAGTAAAACAAGAAATAGGCGACTTTAAAGCGGCAAAACAGATCGCTGATACTACTTATAATGTCTATGAAAAAAGGGCTGATGAGGCTATAAATTTAACAACCTCTGATATAAAAGCTCAGTTTTTAAGCATGGGCTATACAGCTATCATCATTCTTTTGACGATCGGACTAACATTTATCGCTAAATTTATCGTTAAAAGAACGATTACTGATAATGAGAGATTTTACACGGTCAATAAATTTTTAAACGTTTTAAATATCACCGTTATCATCATAATCTTACTTTTTTCATACATCGAAAATGTCACATATCTAGTAACCGTGCTAGGTTTTGCTTCAGCTGGTATCGCCATTGCGATGAAAGATATGTTTATGAGCATGCTTGGCTGGATGGTGATTATGTTTGGCGGCTCTATACATGTTGGTGATAGGATCAGAGTACTTCATGATGGTAGTGAATTTGTAGGCGATGTGATCGATATCTCTTTGCTTAGGCTGACTGTTTTTGAGGATGTTAGTTACTCGACTTATAAGACAAATCGCCGTGCAGGTAGAATTATCTTTGTGCCAAATAACTATATCTTTACCGACCTCATCGCAAACTATGCTCATTATGGTATGAAGACCGTTTGGGATGGTATAGATATCGTTATAAGCTTTGATAGCAATCATAAAAAAGCTGTGTATCTAGCAAGAAATGTTGTTAAGAAATACTCAAAAGGCTACACTGATATCGCAAAACGCCAGATGAATAAACTAAGAAGTCAATACAGCATCAAAAATCCAAACGTCGAGCCAAGAATTTATACATTTTTTGAGCCTTATGGTATAAATGTCTCATGCTGGTATATGGCAAATTCTTATGCGACTTTGGCTCTTAGAAGTACTATTAGCGCTGAGATTATAGAAGCATTTTTGGCTCAAGATGATATAAAGATCGCTTATCCAACACAAACCATGTTTATAGGCAAAAAAGAAAATCCAAGCGATCATACCGCACACGGTGAGCAAGAGAGCGAAAATATTTGA
- the mtaB gene encoding tRNA (N(6)-L-threonylcarbamoyladenosine(37)-C(2))-methylthiotransferase MtaB, which translates to MMQKIFFKTFGCRTNIYDTELLKSYIKDYEITNDEDAADIVVINSCTVTNSADSGVRNYINGVKRRGAKVVLTGCGAVSKGKELFNSGIYGVLGASKKSDLNELLKQEKPFFELGNLNSVDKNIVTNYENHTKAFIKIQEGCNFSCSYCIIPSVRGKARSMDEAMILKEARILAQNGYNELVLTGTNIGSYGKDTNSSLGKLLANLGKISGIRRIRLGSIEPSQIDESFREILKEEWLERHLHIALQHTSQAMLKIMRRRNNAFSDLELFNELSSLGFALGTDYIVGHPGESEEIWIEAVENFKKFPITHLHAFVYSPRRDTHSATLKSDVSGDVAKSRLKILQGIASQNNENFRKKHNGALKILVEQKNGEFYEGFDQFYNKAKILSQKDITKEWVEVSEYEVKPDANYAKI; encoded by the coding sequence TTGATGCAAAAGATATTTTTTAAAACATTTGGGTGTCGCACAAACATCTATGATACCGAGCTTTTAAAAAGCTACATCAAAGACTACGAGATCACAAATGATGAAGATGCTGCTGATATTGTCGTGATAAACTCTTGTACAGTCACAAATTCTGCCGATAGCGGTGTCAGAAACTATATAAACGGTGTAAAAAGGCGTGGAGCGAAGGTGGTGCTAACTGGGTGTGGTGCGGTTAGCAAGGGTAAGGAGCTATTTAATAGTGGAATTTACGGAGTGCTTGGAGCTAGTAAAAAGAGTGATCTAAATGAGCTTTTAAAGCAGGAAAAACCATTTTTTGAGCTTGGAAATTTAAACTCAGTTGATAAAAATATAGTTACAAATTATGAAAATCACACAAAGGCTTTTATAAAGATTCAAGAAGGCTGCAACTTTAGCTGCAGCTACTGCATCATCCCTTCGGTTCGCGGCAAGGCTAGAAGCATGGATGAGGCTATGATATTAAAAGAGGCAAGAATTTTAGCCCAAAACGGCTATAATGAGCTTGTCTTAACCGGCACAAATATAGGCAGTTACGGCAAAGATACAAATAGCTCTCTTGGTAAGCTTTTGGCAAACTTAGGTAAAATTTCTGGCATAAGGCGCATTCGGCTTGGAAGCATTGAACCAAGCCAGATAGATGAGAGCTTTAGAGAAATTTTAAAAGAAGAGTGGCTGGAGCGCCATCTGCACATCGCACTTCAGCACACGAGTCAGGCTATGCTAAAGATCATGCGAAGACGAAATAACGCATTTAGTGATTTGGAGCTTTTTAATGAGCTTAGCTCTCTTGGCTTTGCCCTTGGCACGGACTACATCGTGGGTCATCCTGGTGAGAGTGAGGAGATATGGATAGAGGCTGTGGAAAATTTTAAAAAATTTCCTATCACGCATCTGCATGCTTTTGTCTATTCGCCAAGGCGTGATACGCACTCAGCTACGCTAAAAAGCGATGTTAGCGGTGATGTGGCAAAAAGTAGGCTAAAAATTTTACAAGGCATTGCTTCGCAAAATAATGAAAATTTTAGAAAAAAGCATAACGGAGCTTTGAAAATTTTAGTCGAGCAAAAAAATGGTGAGTTTTACGAGGGCTTTGATCAGTTTTACAACAAAGCTAAAATTTTAAGCCAAAAAGATATAACAAAAGAGTGGGTGGAGGTAAGCGAATATGAAGTTAAGCCAGATGCCAATTATGCAAAAATTTAA